A window of Thermococcus sp. EP1 genomic DNA:
TCCTTGGTAAGGAAGTTGAGCTTCTCTAAATTTCTTCTTTTTGTTACTCATTTTTGTGTACTGTTGTGTAATTTATGGGCAAAGCTTATAAGATTAAGCTTCTTTTCTTAGATTAGCCTAAAAAATTTGAGGTGATGAAAATGACGATAAAAACTCCTCCCACTTTTAATGTTCCAGGTCTAGGCGCCGACCCTCTCACGCAAAGGATTAAGGAAAAAGAGAAACAGTGGAGATTTAGAATAGCAGTTTTAAGTGGCAAAGGTGGTGTTGGTAAATCAACAGTAGCCGTGAATTTAGCAGCAGCCCTCGCAAAGCAGGGATATTTTGTGGGAGTTCTTGATGCTGATGTACATGGTCCAAATATTGCCAAAATGCTTGGAGTTGAAAAAGCTGAAATTCTAGCTGAAAAGTTTGAAGATGGACATTTTGAGATGATACCCCCAATGAATGACTTTTTTGGACAAACAACTCCAATTAAAGTAATGAGTATGGGTTTTATGGTGCCTGATGATCAACCTATTATCTGGAGGGGAGCTCTGGTTACAAAGGCCATTAAACAACTTCTTGGTGATGTTAAGTGGGGAACTTTAGATTTCATGATAGTGGATTTCCCACCCGGAACTGGAGACCAAATTTTAACAGTTACTCAAACATTAAGTCTAGATGCTGCCATAATAGTTACCACTCCTCAAGAAGTGGCGTTACTTGATACTGGAAAAGCAGTAAATATGATGAAGCAGATGGAAGTTCCTTATGTGGCTGTTGTTGAAAACATGAGTTACTTAATATGTCCTCATTGTGGAAATAAGATTGATCTCTTTGGAGAAGGTGGTGGAGAAAAGCTTGCAGAAAAAGAAGGGGTAGACTTTCTTGGGAAGGTTCCTATTGATCTTAAGGCAAGAGAGGCAAGTGACAATGGTATACCCATAGTGCTTTTTGAAGATACACCAGCAGCAAAAGCATTTATGGAAATTGCCCAAAAACTTGCTAAGAGGCTGGAGAAAAAAGAGGGT
This region includes:
- a CDS encoding Mrp/NBP35 family ATP-binding protein; this encodes MTIKTPPTFNVPGLGADPLTQRIKEKEKQWRFRIAVLSGKGGVGKSTVAVNLAAALAKQGYFVGVLDADVHGPNIAKMLGVEKAEILAEKFEDGHFEMIPPMNDFFGQTTPIKVMSMGFMVPDDQPIIWRGALVTKAIKQLLGDVKWGTLDFMIVDFPPGTGDQILTVTQTLSLDAAIIVTTPQEVALLDTGKAVNMMKQMEVPYVAVVENMSYLICPHCGNKIDLFGEGGGEKLAEKEGVDFLGKVPIDLKAREASDNGIPIVLFEDTPAAKAFMEIAQKLAKRLEKKEGGD